Proteins encoded in a region of the Phoenix dactylifera cultivar Barhee BC4 chromosome 3, palm_55x_up_171113_PBpolish2nd_filt_p, whole genome shotgun sequence genome:
- the LOC103709056 gene encoding histone H3-like isoform X1: MARTKHFSNKPRSRSRKRLQWNQPSQQQAGEASTSGTPSRSTHRGESNARSSEAEATPGEGGTPATQARKRRRFRPGTVALREIRKLQKTWTLLIPAAPFVRLVREITNFYSRDVSRWTPEALVAIQEAAECYILGLFEDANLCAIHAKRVTLMQKDIQLARRIAGKRHW; this comes from the exons ATGGCGAGGACGAAGCACTTCTCTAACAAGCCCCGCTCCCGCTCGAGAAAAAGGCTTCAATGGAACCAGCCTTCGCAGCAGCAAGCTG GCGAAGCGAGTACCTCGGGGACGCCGTCTCGCTCTACGCAT CGAGGGGAGTCGAATGCGAGAAGCAGCGAAGCAGAGGCGACTCCAG GAGAGGGAGGAACTCCTGCAACCCAGGCCCGCAAGCGCCGGAGGTTCCGGCCGGGGACCGTGGCCCTGCGTGAGATCCGGAAGCTGCAGAAGACTTGGACGCTGCTGATCCCGGCTGCACCCTTCGTCAGACTT GTGAGGGAGATTACTAACTTCTATTCGAGAGATGTGTCTCGTTGGACACCTGAAGCTCTGGTTGCAATTCAAGAG GCAGCAGAGTGTTATATACTAGGATTATTTGAAGATGCAAATCTATGTGCAATTCATGCAAAACGTGTGACTCTCA